One Carya illinoinensis cultivar Pawnee chromosome 5, C.illinoinensisPawnee_v1, whole genome shotgun sequence genomic window, atattatatttattccaAAATCTTCTTCAGTAGAAAAAATCAAGCGGTATATATACCatatagaaaattaatttaacGAATGATATATAGgaattacaattttaaaaattatccgATTAATGCATAGATATGGCACTCGTGATTGTCATATTTTCCACTGAGATATATAGCCTTGCTTAAAGCAAATCGAGCTACCGCCCACCCAATGCAGTCGTTGCAAGTAGTGAATATATATGGTTTGCAAACCAATGTGATTAATTGACTAATTAATGTTTACGGCTAGAAAAACCAGCACCGGTATTATTGGAGCATGTTTTTTATGACCCATGATCAATATGATCTAGAAGCTACTTGGAACATGTTAGGAATTATTTATAAGGTGGTTGTGTATATAAATTGAATTTCGTACGGGATTAGCCTTCAGCTAGTACCGGTGGATGgtcaaattttatttgtttcattttatttaaacatgaCAAGTCGaattagaaatttttattatcgaattatattttatatttatgaacattttatttttcctagtGAGTTTGAACTCAATTCACAAGTTGTACGTTTATTTTCGACAAAATTGATCacctatattactatatatatatatttcacatatcatgttcatctttttttttttaattttattttttatgtaaaatgaaCTTCATTCACTATAAATGGGACATTACAATTTTGACTAGACATATAAAGTACAAGCCAAATACAATCGAAAAAAGCTCTGCAGTACACAAATTTCTTTATGACTGATATGGTCGATCTTGTCCATATTGTACTCTTATAGACTAAAGGCCTGAAAGACAGTATCATTCTGTCCAAGACAGAAGGCACATAATCTCATATTATATCTAAGACAGCGTAAATGACACACTCTATATATGTAGTTCAAGAGAcaagtgttttttttattatcctcaacaaaccaaaacagaaattaaaaaaacattgaaaaaGTTATGAATATCATCTTGAAAAGTTGTAGATATGCACTTTCAacattggaagaaaaaaaatacaccaaacaAAGTGGCGGAGGTGGCACATGCCACGCCTAGGAGCATGATAGATAGTCAGATTTGCACTTTTCCTCTTGCTTGTTGTGTGCCGTAAGTAGGTGCCGTATTTAGAAGGATAGGTTGTATGGAGTGTGATGGAGGGGATTGTTAAcgatttaatataaataactaaatttatttactttattagtttataatttttaaataaatactgatttgaCATAATATAAGAATAAATATTGTGAAGTCGAATCATGTCCTACACTCAAATCttcattaaatatttcatttattaagtTCACATATTGAGAAAAAGTCTTATCAATTTTAAGTTTGAATAGTAATAGGTGAGTGGAATTACTAAAAGGAAAATAGTTATCTTCAAATCAGTATCAATAGAGGGAGACGTCGTAGAATTCGAAGCGGCTGATAACTAGAATATTATGATCTTAAAAGTTAAATGCATAACCAAATTAATATTCAGAGTTTCaagattttttattcaataGCTAGGCTTTCAAAGGAGTTGGAATCAGAGGCAAGGTGGGGAAGGGGTTGTTAGCAACTTAGCATaaggatgtgtttttttttaactatttacaaTATAATAACTTTGTGCATTTTCAACTTTCTTAAAACCTGTGTCGGCAGGGTATACAATTAGTCCGCAGCTCTCGTTAGTCTCGGTGGGTGTAGCAGCAtcttttggaaaaataaatataatatatataatcattttgtaaaatttttacacatttgattatatatatttatataaaaaatttataacttaaatagATTATAGATAAATCCAATACTATACTaatatgtattaattattaaaaaataagtaatgtacttatactataatataagtatatactataatataaatagactattatataatttaatatatgtaaagatcatattattattaacatagaTAATACATAAACCAAAAAAGGGGATCAGACTAAACCGAAACTTAAAAAACTATAAGTTTCGGTCTCAGTGATGAATCTATCTGACAtcggtttttaaatttttaaaaactaatatataccggttcgatttttaaaaaatgtctaAAATTAGACCAAACTGGACTGGTTACACCATATATTTGaatcataatttaaaatctattttcatTAGGTTAATACTAATATCATAAGGTGAATCCATAACTTAGAATATAACAAACAACTAATTCAGAACATTGAGTCACTATCCTTAATGACTAATGGGTCATGTATAATACGTTGCAACATACTATACCATACAAAATGGGAATCTTGACTAAAGAACATGTCTACCATGATGGTACTGGTCAATACTAATTAGCCCCTTCCAAACTACTAGATTTTATCTTAAACAAATATGATCATATCAAGTTCATAGAAAAGAAACAACCTTCAATTCCTTTACAACTGCAAAATCAAAAGCAATAATGCTCAACTACAACaagatttcaaaacaaaatctaaACAATTATACTTAATCTGATTCGGGGATAACCTCCAAATCTTGACCTAAACGCGTGGTAGGTTTCCGTGCTTGAACTTTTGTAGGGCCTGAGGAGGCAAAAGGATTAGGAGGCATGATTAATttatcttcttctccttccaacATTTGAACTACAAGTTTCATGGAAGGGCGATCCATTGGGTGCCATTGTATGCACCATAGTCCGACAATTGCAAGTTTCTCTACAATTTTAGTATATCCATCATCTTCGATAAAGActcttaactcttctttttgtTCTAAAAGATTATAAATCCATTCTGGAAAGTAGACCTTGCTAGTGCTTTCCACTGTGACATCAACATTTCTCTTCCCTCCAACAATTTCAAGTAGCAACattccaaaactataaacatctGCTTTATAAGACACATTCCCAAAGTTTCTAGAGAACACTTCAGGTGCAATATACCCCATGGTCCCTCTGCCCGTAGTCATAGATACTACACTTTGATCCTTGGAACACAATTTTGCAAGACCAAAATCAGAAATTTTTGGATTAAAGTTATCGTCAAGCAAAACATTGTGGGGTTTGATGTCAAAATGGAGGATTTGGTGATCACATCCTTGGTGAAGATATTCAATTCCTTTTGCAACACCGATGGCAATATCTTGCAACTTGTCCCATCCAAGAAAACGGTTCTTGACATTTGCTGAAAATATGAACTTCTCTAGTGAGTAATTTGATAAAAACTCATAAACTAGTGCTCGCCTAAATCCATCAGCACAAAAGCCAACAAGGCAAACCACATTAACATGGTGAATTCTACCCATTATTCCCACTTCATTTATGAATTCTTCACCATTTTCCTTGGAACTGTTGTTCAGGATCTTCACGGCAACATGAATTTGATTGGAAAGTTTTCCTTTGAATACTGTACCGTATGCTCCTTGGCCCAACTTCTCTGCAAACtgatttgtaatctttttaATATCAGCATACGAGTATCTCGTCGGCTGGAAATTTCTATAATCCTCCAGGAACTTTTCAATCTTTGCCCGATATTCTTTTTCTACCATATCATTAATATAGAGACGTTGAAGAGCAAAGACCACCAGTAGTACAAGAAATGAACCTACTAAGACGGCACCTGCATATTGAAGAATCGTGAGTGATCAAGAAGTCCTATATCTCATGATTTTGCCCGATGATGAAAGTGTCATGATATAAACGAGGGACACTTACCAGCGgtgactagtttttttttttttttttttagcggTGACTAGTTTTGTTGAGGACGTACCTGCGAAATGTTTTAACATATCAGATTCTCATCATGCTTGTGAAATTAAAAAACagagagattatttattattcacaACCGGCATCggtctttatttattattattttctaattttagttttttcccAAATTTCAGGAATAACGTTCATGATAAACACTTCAATATAtgcgtgtgtgtgtatatatgtatatatatatttaatttcatttttctttggtgcaaatttaaatttttgttaattaatgCAGAAAATTCGCCGCTGCAGTCTGCAGATGAGCCTTGGTAAGCTAGGCATTAATAAAAGTGTGAATAAATTGAGTACAAAGTTGTAAATTACATAGAATAGGATATATATACCTTTCGCTTCATCTGGTGTTCTGGACCAATTCATGTAAATAGTACTAGTTTCGCTGGATACCAAATCAGATGGAATCGATCTAAGGTTATAAATCCTTTTGCAAGGAGGTAAGGGAAAGCGGGTGATGGACTCTTCATAAGCCAAGGCATGAACTTGGTGGTTAGGGCCACTAAGACAAGAAATCCAGGTATTACTGTATTCATCCTCTTTCGTTTCTTTACGGGAACAATTGAAAAAGGCATAGTCAACTAAAGGGTAATCTGGTGTGAACTGGAAAGGCGAGGAAGATAAATTGAGATGCGGAATATCTCTTAGAAAGCAACGGTGTGGATGATACAATTGGATTCTCGGAGATTTGTAGTCAATGTTTTCGACAAACAGTTCTACTGAATCCGGTAGGTGGAGCACCGTTTGGTTTTTATCAGTGCAGGACAGAAGAAACCCACGCCGACAGTCACAGTGGTCTGGGTGTCGGTCTTTAAGTCAGAAAGGAGATCGGACGGCTGGGCCGTGGCTTGCACACTGTAATGAATCAGCACACTCATTTCAGCCTTGTACGTGGGCGGGTAAGATGAAAATTACCACAAACAAGAAGAAATAGGAGATGATCATCATTGCCATTTCATATAAGCAAATATTTTGTATCTGTTTTATGGAAGGAAGGTTTCTCAGCCTCTCAAAGGAAAACAGATATATTTGTACTGTCAAttatttggttttaaaagatattttaaaacaagCAGAAAGAAGACTCACATTTTTATGACTCAGTCAATTATTTGGTTCTCATTATGTGACGCATGTGCTTACGCCCAAGTATACACGGCCAAAGATTTCCAAAATGAAGGAATTTCTTAAAGGCGTTtctaattaacaaaaaataattgttcAAAACCTCAATTCACCCAAATCTTATTTCTCTGAATAGATAGTTTAATCTCAGGATTTTTTGCAATAGTTGTGATGCCATATTCGCAAATTCTGGGCCAAATTAGGAGACCGTAGAAATAcatattactttataattttatatgcatacaattcttttgaaattttattttggacaAATCGATCGGAGAGATGAAATATGCCCATGGACGTACCCTAGCATTTGATGATGGCCAATGCATGGGCTTCACTACTCTTTATAGAAGAATTGATGGTCTTAATTACTTAAAACTTCCCTAACAAAGATTAATAAAGttatctctttcaattatttaaatggatttgatttttttttaggattAAATTCTAGACGGCTTATATAAATTGAgacttaaagaaaaattttatttatttttaaatttttaatataataataggatgcaaattgtatttttaaatctataattttgaagcttctttaaaaatcattattctaatttttgaGAGACAAGAAGGTtgcaatagaaataaaaatatgccaaagaatgaaaaagaaaatgagataaattatgATTAGAGAGTTGTGATAATGTCAtctgttttctcaaaaaaaaaaaaaaaaaacagttttgagtctttttttatttattatattctttttatgcACAGTTTACATACTTTTCTTTaggttttctattttattattatgttgcCACTTTTTTGCAAAAATGTATAGGAAAATCAATTTGAGGGGCCTTTGCCTAAGTCATCTGCCCCTTGAGCGGTCCCTTATTAAACCTAGTTTTGATGGATCATGCCAAccttagtttttaaataaatttatatatgtataccaTTTTAagcaaagaataataaaaataaaaatacaaaaaatatatctgaaatatatataaatatttatagtcTTTCATTCCCTCCGAAGCACCTCTTCTCTCCATTTTGTCCAATTAGGAAAgtacaatatcatttaaaaaaaaaaagatatatgatcaataaaaaagatcaattttttaaaacataactattagaaagtaatattttaaaaataagataaatagaaagagaaaaagaaaaaagataatttttaaaacaaagaaatgaaaatattatacaatcaaacaacttttttcgaggattttgtatattttgtataaaaccaaaatcatatatattttgtataaccccacattggattagtcaaaataataatataatattattttttaataataatattgtattatttttttcatattttgcaactaCATTTACTATATGTTAATTGTTTAGAAAAaactatatgttaattaataatttaatttttacttaaattatttgtttcccaattattattttttcttaacctatttttttcatcttcaatTATTATTACTTCCTCTATTTTTGCAAGAGATACAAGGTCAGTTGGATATTAAAGTGGAGCTACGATTGTAATAGTGATTTACTAGTCCGACATTAGTTTGTCAAGTGGTGGAACATATTTCCTAACACAAAATGTTATTGAGGAATTTTCATCTGCTAAACATATAACTTTGCCTAAATATCCAAACAATCAGGCCATTACTTCTGCTAAATCTTAGAAATTTTTTGGAAGACTCAGTAAAAactactaaacttgatttaaaACTGAAAGGTGTTTTTACCTTCTCTCATGTTACTCTTGCTTATTATACTATCAAGGATATTGATGTATACAAAGGTAAAGCCATAAAAGAATAAGCtgattaagaagaagaagatacttCATCTCTATCTCTAACAGTTTCAGATATGGTTGCTCCTATTCATCACAACTAGCTTACTATAATTAATAGAGtttttgaaattgatttaattGCTTTATATAACGAATATATTGATAGCAATGACTTTATAATTTCTTGAATGAgctcaaaattatattattcaaaGTTCAATCCGAAATGAAAAAAACTCTAGTCATGAacttataaaattacaaaagggCAAACTGGTATTTAAGCAATATTTTGAAATACCTGACTAGCCTGTAAAAGCACTTCACTTATCCTTATTCCTTTCCCTGCTGCGTTTTGACTCTAAGGTTTAAGGTAATGGGCCGATCCTACCGTAAAATACTTGCATTTTCCTCATGGGCCTCGAGAGAGACAAAATGACTGATAATTGTGATAATTTATCTTATCGGTTTCccaattctttctttcttattttgttgCTTTCAATGTCATTCTCTTTTTCAGGAAAACAATTTGGgtcgtttattatttttcttcccttCGGTGTCATATTAAGAAAATCAATTTGTGGGGCCTTGACTAGGGGTGGAGCCTTCGACAATTGCCTAAGTCACCTGCCCGTTGAGCCGGCCCTAATTAAATGTTTCTTAAAACCTGTGTCAGCAAGGTATTCAATTAGTCCGCAGCTTTTGATTCATTCATTCAACCAATCCGTTCAACTTGACTTTGATTAATTCCTTGAAGATGCGAgtatttaaaaaacttaaacaattaattgGAAACGAGCTAGTTACTTGTAATGGCTTACATTTGATCAGTTAAAATTAGCTTGAGGTTCTTGTCAAAACTATGTAGTGAACAAATTCTTATGCTCTAATTTAGGGCTGAGCATCGATTCAACCGGAGTTTGGATTTGGcctcctctgactctgactccgactttaTCGGAGGCtgaatccgacctccgactccgcttacaccccactccgctccgactccgactccgacttgtcggagcggagtcagagttgggcttttttttagacttttttctttgacccaattaacatttcaattttacaatttgtaactctaatcggatttaggcttctatatcaatttttttaaaaaatataatttgagatttctaatttatctaaccaaaattatcacattagaaaataaaactaaattcaaaatctatcactataaaaaataaaactaaactcaaatgtgcaaccaaaattaaaaactaaattaaaactaaatacacgttaaaattacataaccaaaatgacaacctaaaattaaaaatacataaccaaaattaaaacctaaaattaaaaatacataaccaaaggtctaaaattacaacctaaaattaaaaatacataaccaaaggtccaaaaaatgtcatttttcaacttgtgcctaaaaaaaaagaacaaaattagtaaagaaataagacaccatataaatttataaaaataaagaaagtaaaattgaaataagataccagaaacaagattgtcaatcctcttcacgaagtatgctggccatagaattggctaattctgcattaagatgttaaagtataggaaattagtattacaaaatgttaaaatcaactcatataacaacttaaaaaaatctctaaatacattaccTGAGTCTAGCTTATAGCTCTTTGCATCATCAATGGCttcagaataattttgactcaagcatatgggagtagacttcaaccaattttgcgagCACACGAGAGCTTCTACAGTTCTAGGAGCCAAAGAGCCAAAGATCCAGGACACGGCCTcctgtgctaaatgctgactcaaaTGCAACGGTGGTGATAGGAATGACCAATatatctcttgccattagagcaagaactggatacttggtggagttgactttccaccaatttaaaatattaaaactccccgtaggaatctcaatgttctccaacaaataccgctctaactccgacttacaatccatcaaggatactgtatgctctttatggaactcCCTCAAAAAATCCAAGGGATCATAGTTTGTAACTGTACTACTACTCCTCATTGATGCACTAGCTTCAccgctttgagttttgttagcaccagttacgcacccaccaccaaactctacatatgcctcatacaaatattccatatccctcttgaggagtgcaacaaattcctcacccttctcctcacccaatgttttcttgaaccaatatgcttgagtaaccaatttgaactgcggatcaagaatagcagcaataaacaacaaccgatttattttttcaagatcaccccaatatttattatactttgtcttcattctgaaagccattgaactcaaacgtcgattactattatcacaaaaaatattcaagtgtttatgaatGACAATAAGCTCTTggatataattatttgatgtgacatatagtgtaccagaaatgcgcaatgtaacaccattaaatatttgaagaaacttcgaaaagtttcttatggtctcccaatcatctggcccaggagctcctagacccttttcccatgtccatcctcagacaaataaactcgtaagtagggatcttcatcaagtaaaagttggaaggctttttgatacttctcagccacgtccaacataagaaaagtcgaattccatctagtaggcacgtcaagagtcaaaaaactagagtattgaacttttgatctatcaacacaagacttgaaagtggcaagtctttggggagaagacttcacatacttaatcaaatttcggacccttacaattgagtcatcaacatctttcaaaccttcactcacaataaggtttaagatgtgtgccgtacatctcatgtgaataaactcgTGACTTGCTATACAATCCGCACTTTCTATTTCCtttgttctcaaccaatcaatagcggagtcgttagaggtagcattatccactgtaattgtgaggattttgtcaatgccccaatcaagcatacactcctccaactccctcccaatcgttgcccccttatggtcgctaatccaaacaaatgaaatgatccgcttatgcaacttccaattattatcaataaagtgagcggtcacacacatgtaattaatattttggatagaagtccaagtgtcggtggtcaggcatactctttgtttggtggtcaaaaacattttcttcaagctatcATTCTTTCTCAAGAATACCCTCATGCAGTCACGCATTACGGTAAATCGAGAAGGAATAGGAAACCTCGGATCAAGGGCTTTAACAAATTCCTGAAACCTTTCTCCCTCAACACatctaaatggtagctcatccactatcaccatcctagcaagggcagctcggatttttttctcattatatttggccatccctaagGTCTTCTCTCATTCCCTTCCTTCACTTCTTGCTTCTGGGACCAAGAATGTTTGACTCTTGTCCAATTTACTCTTACGGTTTTTGGGGCAAAGTTGGATGTGTGTTTTCATGGCCGAAGTGTCTTGCCTTTTGGGATGGCATTTCCATTGCCTATGACAATGATTACAAGTAGCTATAGGCTCTTCGGGATCACAATCGGGCACTCTTGTGAAGTGGGACCATACCTCAGACCTATTCTTAATATTTCTACTACTAGGTGGAGGGCGAGGGGTAGAATGAAAGGCACTAGGAGTACCTACCGAAGAGCCTATTGGTCCGCTAGACTCATCAACTATTGGACTGGGAATATAAATCGGTTGTTCTGGGGCTGGAATGCCAGGACAAGATGCACCTGTGGATGTAGGAGTGTTTGTGCCTTCCATATCCATGATTTAATAACTAGAACTGTAAAACACAACAAAGAAGATgcacataaacaaaataaattcatgaactaatgtaaagattactcaagtaacttatatgatatacatatatagtagtaatgagaaaaaatgtcctatgaatctataaatgtggttgcatcgctcgaccctcgcttaTCAAGGAAGATCCTACAGCCAACTCAACGCCAGCTCACGTTCAACAGATATAGTAAAATCAgcaaagatttgtggaagcataATTCTAGGATCAGTTTCTTATTTGGTTGTAACTTTctgtaaatatagaatttacgtTACTGCTTTCCATAGTTAGATTGTTCAAATGCTTTGTATAAAAACCTGTTATGTACATCAATATATTTCAATGAGATTTAGAATTCTCAAAAGCCAACAGCAGTGTTAATCCTTTACATGGTATCATTGAGTCGGTCTCTAACGAGATATACTTTCCTTCCGAAATGAATACACTTCCTGGGTCCTCCTCTGTCAATCCGATTATTACCATCAACGCTTCCACTACCATCAATGAAAAACTTACGCCTGCTACCTTCCCTCAATGGAGAGCCCAATTCGAAGCACTGTTAATTGGCTACAATCTCATCGATTTTGTTACCGGCAAGCTTACATGTCCGGTCATAGATGCAGAAAATTCTGCCACCTCCAAAGCAGCGAATTCCCACTGGATTCGCCAAGATAAACTAATCCTCCATGCTCTCCTTGCGTCCACTTCCCCTGCCATCACTCCACTTCTTGCATCCTGTAAAACCTCCCATAATGCTTGGACAACACTCACTCGTCTATATGCAGGAAAATCCAGAACCCGTGCGATGCAACTCAAGGAGAATCTTACATTGCACACTCGTGGCAGTCGTTCGGTCACTGACTTTCTGCATGCAGTCAAGATAATCGCAGATGAGCTTGCGATTATTGATCATCCCATTTCGGATGATGATTTAACTCTCTACATCTTAAATGGATTGGGTCCCGAGTTCCGTGAAATCGTTGCACCAATTCGTGCTCGAGAATCCTCTCTAAACTTTGAGGAACTTCATGATCTCCTTGTTTGTCATGAAAATTATCTTCGGCGACTGGAAACCAACTCGGTCTGGAGGAACAAACAACAATGAAAGCCAGCATCGTTCATCCTCCACCAACAAAAGCCGAGACAACAAAAAAAGGTGGGCTTCGAATTCGGGTCCCATAAAATTCAAACCCAAGTGCCAACTATGTGACCAAGTGGGCCATACGGCCAAAACTTGTTCCAAACTTGGATCCAGTCCTGTCACTGCCAACTGTGCAGCGTCCAATACGTCCAAAGATCACAAATGGCTGGTTGATTCCGCCGCATCTCACAACATGACAACGGATCTTTCCAATCTTTCGATTCACTCTGAATATGATGGTACTGATGAAGTAGTAATTGGAGATGGGTCAGGTTTGCCTGTATCTCATGTTGGTTCATTATCTTTTACATCGTCTAATcgtatttttcatctcaaagatACTTTATGTGTTCCCAccatcaaaaaaaatttaatctctGTTCATAATTTCACCAAACATAATgatgtttatcttgaatttcaTCCCTCTTATTTTTTGGTGAAGGATCGGATCACGGGGGCGACACTACTTAAAGGCGCATGTGAAGATGGTGTGTACTCCTTGCC contains:
- the LOC122308781 gene encoding rust resistance kinase Lr10-like isoform X1, translated to MNWSRTPDEAKGAVLVGSFLVLLVVFALQRLYINDMVEKEYRAKIEKFLEDYRNFQPTRYSYADIKKITNQFAEKLGQGAYGTVFKGKLSNQIHVAVKILNNSSKENGEEFINEVGIMGRIHHVNVVCLVGFCADGFRRALVYEFLSNYSLEKFIFSANVKNRFLGWDKLQDIAIGVAKGIEYLHQGCDHQILHFDIKPHNVLLDDNFNPKISDFGLAKLCSKDQSVVSMTTGRGTMGYIAPEVFSRNFGNVSYKADVYSFGMLLLEIVGGKRNVDVTVESTSKVYFPEWIYNLLEQKEELRVFIEDDGYTKIVEKLAIVGLWCIQWHPMDRPSMKLVVQMLEGEEDKLIMPPNPFASSGPTKVQARKPTTRLGQDLEVIPESD
- the LOC122308781 gene encoding rust resistance kinase Lr10-like isoform X2, which codes for MVEKEYRAKIEKFLEDYRNFQPTRYSYADIKKITNQFAEKLGQGAYGTVFKGKLSNQIHVAVKILNNSSKENGEEFINEVGIMGRIHHVNVVCLVGFCADGFRRALVYEFLSNYSLEKFIFSANVKNRFLGWDKLQDIAIGVAKGIEYLHQGCDHQILHFDIKPHNVLLDDNFNPKISDFGLAKLCSKDQSVVSMTTGRGTMGYIAPEVFSRNFGNVSYKADVYSFGMLLLEIVGGKRNVDVTVESTSKVYFPEWIYNLLEQKEELRVFIEDDGYTKIVEKLAIVGLWCIQWHPMDRPSMKLVVQMLEGEEDKLIMPPNPFASSGPTKVQARKPTTRLGQDLEVIPESD